One segment of Channa argus isolate prfri chromosome 17, Channa argus male v1.0, whole genome shotgun sequence DNA contains the following:
- the LOC137102102 gene encoding kelch repeat and BTB domain-containing protein 11-like — protein sequence MEGSEGKESEPTSGDLCPHLGSTAADMSQQISAENCYEILTKAKSEGAEGVKEQVYGYMSAHYLQVLRTPGVYGRLTAGERELILARRMEGRKVLAVAETCEGHDRGGSRENSRPQSPLLQGPEDTVHRRVFCLHQDTQRWEVLTSLPEEVPAKGSGMCTLYNYLFVAGGVRAHGDGRSKASDRVFCYNPLTGVWSQVRPLTQPRCQLRLVSMDGYLYAIGGECLFTVERYEPRTDRWSQVAPLPKGSFAVAHEATSCGGELFVSGGSLFYRLLRYDSRRDEWEECPFNESRRRSTDMVAHRSLVYRFDVDRERAGVNVYKYNTVVKVWHGGASFPLENPLPFRCAVLGDRIYCVNRSQTLQFEVQEEREGFLPEVLPSPVEARGALMPFVLSLTRD from the coding sequence ATGGAGGGCAGCGAGGGCAAGGAGTCCGAACCAACCTCCGGAGATCTGTGTCCACACCTCGGCTCAACAGCTGCAGACATGTCGCAACAGATCAGCGCAGAAAACTGCTACGAGATTCTGACAAAAGCCAAGAGCGAAGGCGCGGAGGGCGTGAAGGAGCAGGTCTACGGCTACATGAGCGCCCACTACCTGCAGGTGCTGCGGACCCCCGGGGTGTACGGCCGGCTGACCGCGGGGGAGCGGGAGCTCATCCTGGCGCGGAGGATGGAGGGGAGGAAGGTGCTGGCGGTGGCTGAAACCTGCGAGGGGCACGACCGCGGAGGGAGCCGGGAGAACAGCCGGCCACAGAGCCCGCTGCTGCAGGGTCCGGAGGACACCGTTCACCGGCGGGTGTTCTGCCTCCACCAGGACACTCAGCGGTGGGAAGTGCTGACCAGCCTGCCCGAGGAGGTCCCGGCTAAAGGCTCCGGGATGTGCACCTTGTACAACTACCTGTTCGTGGCGGGGGGGGTGAGGGCGCACGGGGACGGACGCTCCAAAGCGTCGGACCGGGTCTTCTGCTACAACCCGCTGACCGGCGTCTGGAGCCAGGTCCGCCCGCTTACTCAGCCCCGCTGCCAGCTCCGGCTGGTTTCCATGGACGGGTACCTGTACGCCATCGGGGGGGAGTGTCTGTTCACGGTGGAGCGCTACGAGCCACGCACGGACAGGTGGAGTCAGGTGGCGCCGCTGCCGAAAGGCTCCTTCGCCGTGGCGCACGAGGCGACGTCGTGCGGCGGGGAGCTGTTCGTGTCCGGAGGCTCGCTTTTCTACCGCTTGCTGCGCTACGACTCCCGCCGGGACGAGTGGGAGGAGTGCCCGTTCAACGAGAGCCGGCGGCGCTCCACCGACATGGTGGCGCACCGCAGCCTCGTGTACCGCTTCGACGTGGACCGGGAGCGCGCGGGAGTGAACGTGTACAAGTACAACACGGTGGTGAAGGTGTGGCACGGCGGCGCCAGCTTCCCGCTGGAGAACCCGCTGCCGTTTCGCTGCGCGGTGCTCGGGGACCGGATCTACTGCGTCAACCGGAGCCAGACGCTGCAGTTCGAGGTGCAGGAGGAGCGGGAGGGCTTCCTGCCGGAGGTGCTGCCCTCCCCCGTGGAGGCCAGAGGGGCCCTGATGCCCTTCGTCCTCTCTCTGACCCGGGATTAG